In one Corallococcus sp. EGB genomic region, the following are encoded:
- a CDS encoding GMC oxidoreductase produces the protein MAPAYDALVIGTGFGGAVAACRLAQAGLSVRVLERGLRYPKGGFPRDFEDPRNGWLWQHRQGLFDIKLLKGMSVVQAAGYGGGSLIYANVHLRPPQEVFASGWPEGYSREALDPYYDLVAHMLDVQPITASARGLPPKTKRMQEVAKKLGREAQFFYPNLAVRFAPAGEPLPNKFGVLQEGCNYCGECDIGCNRRAKNTLDLNYLAVAEQRGAEVTTQAEVTRIEPLSPGYRVTFTDHAHAGMQRTVDARRVFLCAGAVNTTELLLRNRDVLGTLPDLSARLGSRYSANGDFLAFAFDTKEAWDPAVGPTITTGMVVDEGQGKDKTWFLFQEGGHPVQAAGLMMAMDPDRAMTLPADLLQRELVKVLRTRSKEMASIENERGRFQAVFLAMGRDKSNGRLTLSPLTRELQVQWDVPANLPLYRTQEQLCEDVARALGTRAAYNPLWERLHLPVSVHNLGGCTMAEEPAYGVLDPHGEVHGYPGLYVMDGAALPVGVGVNPSSSIAAVAERNVEHVIRQVKDAPGWVAPERVPVKSAPAYPPRVSMRMMPEVETVASPVMPGTDPLGDVVIPPGGTVASPTPVVGLRFTERMKGFIQPNHPSPEDFSGAARAGQRAGQTAEFVVTITLPNLDRFLAQESHGGIVQGTLTVRGFTPPGGAPVENGVFNLFVGTERFYERRMLYLLPFTGVDGQPYLLDGYKEVNDDAGFDVWSDTSTLYTVLRKGHERTGPIVATGIIRLHLPDFLQQLTTFSVMGTSSPLKQADALRRFGGMFMGTLWDVFARAKFD, from the coding sequence ATGGCACCGGCATACGACGCCCTGGTCATCGGCACGGGGTTTGGCGGCGCGGTGGCGGCCTGTCGGCTCGCGCAGGCGGGGCTGTCCGTGCGCGTGCTCGAACGCGGCCTCCGCTATCCGAAGGGCGGCTTCCCGCGCGACTTCGAGGACCCTCGCAACGGCTGGCTGTGGCAGCACCGGCAGGGGCTCTTCGACATCAAGCTGCTGAAGGGGATGAGCGTCGTGCAGGCCGCGGGGTACGGCGGCGGCTCGCTCATCTACGCCAACGTGCACCTGCGCCCGCCGCAAGAGGTGTTCGCGTCCGGGTGGCCGGAGGGGTACAGCCGGGAGGCGTTGGATCCGTACTACGACCTGGTCGCGCACATGCTGGACGTGCAGCCCATCACGGCCTCCGCGCGCGGGCTGCCGCCCAAGACGAAGCGGATGCAGGAGGTGGCGAAGAAGCTGGGCCGCGAGGCGCAGTTCTTCTACCCGAACCTCGCCGTGCGCTTCGCCCCCGCGGGCGAGCCCCTGCCCAACAAGTTCGGCGTGCTCCAGGAGGGCTGCAACTACTGCGGCGAGTGCGACATCGGCTGCAACCGCCGCGCGAAGAACACCCTGGACCTGAACTACCTGGCCGTCGCGGAGCAGCGCGGCGCGGAGGTCACCACCCAGGCGGAGGTGACCCGCATCGAGCCCCTGTCCCCGGGCTACCGCGTCACCTTCACCGACCACGCCCACGCCGGCATGCAGCGCACCGTGGACGCCCGCCGCGTCTTCCTGTGCGCGGGCGCGGTGAACACCACGGAGCTGCTCCTGCGCAACCGCGACGTGCTCGGCACGCTGCCGGACCTGAGCGCGCGGCTGGGCTCCCGCTATTCCGCCAACGGGGACTTCCTCGCCTTCGCCTTCGACACGAAGGAGGCGTGGGATCCGGCGGTGGGGCCCACCATCACCACCGGCATGGTGGTGGATGAAGGGCAGGGCAAGGACAAGACCTGGTTCCTCTTCCAGGAGGGCGGGCACCCGGTGCAGGCGGCGGGGCTGATGATGGCCATGGATCCGGACCGCGCGATGACGCTGCCGGCGGACCTGCTCCAGCGCGAGCTGGTGAAGGTGCTGCGCACGCGCTCCAAGGAGATGGCCTCCATCGAGAACGAGCGCGGCCGCTTCCAGGCCGTCTTCCTGGCCATGGGCCGGGACAAGTCCAACGGCCGGCTGACGCTGTCCCCGCTCACCCGCGAGCTCCAGGTGCAGTGGGACGTGCCCGCGAACCTGCCGCTCTACCGCACGCAGGAGCAGCTCTGCGAGGACGTGGCCCGGGCGCTGGGCACGCGCGCCGCCTACAACCCGCTCTGGGAGCGGCTGCACCTGCCGGTGTCCGTGCACAACCTGGGCGGCTGCACGATGGCGGAGGAGCCCGCGTACGGCGTTCTGGATCCCCACGGCGAGGTGCACGGATATCCCGGCCTGTACGTCATGGACGGCGCGGCGCTCCCGGTGGGCGTCGGCGTCAACCCGTCCTCCAGCATCGCCGCGGTGGCCGAGCGCAACGTGGAGCACGTCATCCGCCAGGTGAAGGACGCGCCGGGCTGGGTCGCGCCGGAGCGCGTCCCCGTGAAGTCCGCGCCCGCGTACCCGCCTCGCGTCAGCATGCGGATGATGCCGGAGGTGGAGACGGTGGCCTCGCCGGTGATGCCGGGGACGGATCCGCTGGGGGACGTGGTGATTCCGCCAGGCGGCACCGTGGCGTCCCCCACGCCGGTGGTGGGCCTGCGCTTCACGGAGCGGATGAAGGGCTTCATCCAGCCGAACCATCCGTCACCGGAGGACTTCTCCGGCGCGGCGAGGGCGGGCCAGCGCGCGGGGCAGACGGCGGAGTTCGTCGTCACCATCACGCTGCCGAACCTGGACCGCTTCCTCGCGCAGGAGTCCCACGGCGGCATCGTGCAGGGCACGCTGACCGTGCGCGGCTTCACGCCGCCCGGAGGCGCGCCGGTGGAGAACGGCGTCTTCAACCTCTTCGTGGGCACGGAGCGCTTCTACGAGCGGCGCATGCTGTACCTGCTGCCCTTCACCGGCGTGGATGGCCAGCCGTACCTCCTGGACGGCTACAAGGAGGTCAACGACGACGCGGGCTTCGACGTGTGGAGCGACACGTCCACGCTCTACACCGTGCTGCGCAAGGGACACGAGCGCACCGGCCCCATCGTCGCCACCGGCATCATCCGCCTGCACCTGCCGGACTTCCTCCAGCAGCTCACGACGTTCTCCGTGATGGGCACGTCCTCGCCGCTGAAGCAGGCGGACGCGCTGCGGCGCTTCGGCGGCATGTTCATGGGCACGCTCTGGGACGTCTTCGCCCGCGCGAAGTTCGACTAG
- a CDS encoding serine/threonine-protein kinase: protein MKTRKNPETGAHRALTEREVPAALAPTAPKADPLLGAQLGEFIIQERIGSGGMGVVYRAEHPIIGKQAAVKVLRSELVSAEQQQRLVVEARAVNAIRHPGILDIFNFGTLPDGRPYVVMELLQGQALSAVLRARGPLDVGTTVWMLDQILSPLGAAHRAGVVHRDLKPANVFMVERPDAAPMLKLVDFGIAKVLQSSEGLTHTDGSVLGTPDFMAPEQIRGGTVGPATDLYALGVMALQMLTGEKPFQGDSVQLLFAHVEQAPPPPSSKVEGIPPELDALVLQLLEKDPAKRPASAEVVRQRLKALSLERAPEKLVHPVPLEAKREEPTSPTAPRPTGLAPRRRAAPFAVAAVAGLALLGTGLFWMYRPAGTPLKQEERPPPPPVAVMKHPDPVVPPPAPEVKSEPVPEEHEETEADTETEAKAPGQPSLPHATASEKKLARRLAGLSRQLRARAKDVDADGALRGKLIQQYRAAADAKTDADRARIHAALDGFEKVLVERIAEHDAPPAPVVPELPKVPPLAIPTLQALPRTNPSEQRLAQRLDKLIAELRRRTQGQDVAPDLTRKLLGLYTQAAQATTATERTEVHRALDAWQEQLNARIPK, encoded by the coding sequence ATGAAGACTCGAAAAAATCCGGAGACGGGGGCACACCGGGCGCTGACGGAGCGGGAGGTGCCGGCGGCATTGGCACCCACGGCGCCGAAGGCGGATCCGCTGCTGGGGGCGCAGCTGGGCGAGTTCATCATCCAGGAGCGCATCGGCTCGGGAGGGATGGGGGTGGTGTACCGGGCGGAGCACCCCATCATCGGCAAGCAGGCCGCGGTGAAGGTGCTGCGCTCGGAGCTGGTGTCCGCGGAGCAGCAGCAGCGGCTGGTGGTGGAGGCGCGGGCGGTGAACGCCATCCGCCACCCGGGCATCCTGGACATCTTCAACTTCGGGACGCTGCCGGACGGGCGGCCCTACGTGGTGATGGAGCTGCTCCAGGGTCAGGCGCTCTCGGCCGTGCTGCGCGCCAGGGGCCCGCTGGACGTGGGGACCACGGTCTGGATGTTGGATCAAATCCTCTCGCCCCTGGGGGCGGCGCACCGGGCGGGGGTGGTGCACCGGGATTTGAAGCCGGCGAACGTGTTCATGGTGGAGCGGCCGGACGCGGCGCCCATGCTCAAGCTGGTCGACTTCGGCATCGCCAAGGTGCTGCAGTCGAGCGAGGGGCTGACCCACACGGACGGCTCGGTGCTGGGGACGCCGGACTTCATGGCGCCGGAGCAGATCCGCGGCGGCACGGTGGGGCCGGCCACGGACCTGTACGCGCTGGGCGTGATGGCCCTCCAGATGCTCACGGGCGAGAAGCCGTTCCAGGGAGACAGCGTGCAGCTGCTGTTCGCGCACGTCGAACAGGCACCGCCGCCGCCCTCGTCGAAGGTGGAGGGCATCCCGCCGGAGCTGGACGCGCTGGTGCTCCAGTTGCTGGAGAAGGATCCGGCGAAGCGGCCGGCCTCCGCGGAGGTGGTGCGCCAGCGGTTGAAGGCGCTGTCGTTGGAGCGGGCTCCCGAGAAGTTGGTGCATCCGGTGCCGTTGGAGGCGAAGCGGGAGGAGCCCACGTCCCCCACGGCGCCCCGTCCGACGGGGCTCGCGCCGCGCCGACGGGCGGCCCCGTTCGCGGTGGCGGCGGTCGCGGGGCTGGCGCTGCTGGGCACGGGGCTCTTTTGGATGTACCGGCCCGCGGGGACGCCGCTGAAGCAGGAGGAGCGTCCGCCCCCGCCGCCCGTGGCCGTGATGAAGCATCCGGATCCGGTCGTGCCACCTCCTGCTCCGGAGGTCAAGAGCGAGCCCGTGCCGGAGGAGCATGAGGAAACGGAAGCGGACACGGAGACGGAAGCGAAGGCCCCCGGACAGCCCTCGCTGCCGCACGCCACTGCCTCCGAGAAGAAGCTGGCGCGGCGGCTCGCGGGGCTGTCCCGACAGCTGCGAGCACGGGCGAAGGACGTGGACGCGGATGGAGCGCTGCGTGGCAAGCTGATCCAGCAGTACCGGGCCGCCGCGGACGCGAAGACCGACGCTGACCGTGCGCGGATCCATGCCGCGCTGGATGGCTTCGAGAAGGTGTTGGTGGAGCGCATCGCGGAGCACGACGCACCGCCCGCGCCGGTCGTCCCGGAGCTGCCCAAGGTCCCGCCGCTCGCGATCCCCACGCTGCAGGCGCTGCCCCGGACCAACCCGTCCGAACAACGCCTGGCACAGCGCTTGGACAAGCTGATCGCGGAGCTGCGCAGACGCACCCAGGGGCAGGATGTCGCGCCGGACCTGACGCGGAAGCTGCTGGGCCTCTACACCCAGGCCGCTCAGGCGACGACCGCCACCGAGCGCACGGAGGTCCACCGGGCGCTGGATGCGTGGCAGGAACAATTGAACGCCCGCATCCCGAAGTGA
- a CDS encoding serine/threonine-protein kinase, which yields MRTGPLPEAGTQQVLSDEELPAALATTAPSADPLVGSKIGEFVIRERVGAGGMGIVYRAEHPLIGKHAAIKVMRAELVSREQEQRLLVEARAVNAIRHPGVLDIFNFGTLPDLRPYVVMELLQGQSLADRLREQDRMDVGTTAWLLDQVLAALGAAHRAGVVHRDLKPANVFLMEQPDAAPLIKLVDFGIAKVMQEQDAVAGADGSTLGTPDFMAPEQIRGGEVGPAADLYALGVMAFQMLTGTRPFQGDNVQVMFAHVERVPPRVSSRVEGIPPELDDLVFQLMDKEPAKRPPSAAAVRRKLRGLARPPVPSVSVEAGAVPEVPGKTGPSAIVVPAPAVSMPPGRRSGVPLAVAAVAGLALLGVGYGWGTLAGKAEQPLAMAPPRPSEPVRVDAKPTPPVEPPPVTATQAPVEVPPENIEEEAHAGAETATELQVKSTGLPPLPTGTASEQKMEQRLAGLFKQLLARAKDVDEERVLRGKLVQQYRAAAAATTDSERARIHVALDDIEKELTQRIALHDAPPAPASVVVAAPKPPPQVPALVIPKLPTLPQGNASEQRLAQRLDKLLAELRKRTKDQDVAPDLTKQLVDIYRSAANATTATERMEVNQALDTWQERLTARFPR from the coding sequence ATGAGGACCGGGCCATTGCCAGAGGCAGGGACACAGCAGGTGCTGTCGGATGAGGAGCTCCCGGCGGCGCTGGCGACGACCGCACCGTCGGCGGATCCGCTGGTGGGGTCGAAGATTGGCGAGTTCGTCATCCGGGAGCGCGTGGGCGCGGGAGGGATGGGCATCGTCTACCGGGCGGAGCACCCGCTGATTGGCAAGCACGCGGCCATCAAGGTGATGCGCGCGGAGCTGGTGTCCCGGGAGCAGGAGCAGCGGCTGCTGGTGGAGGCGCGGGCGGTGAACGCCATCCGGCATCCGGGCGTGCTGGACATCTTCAACTTCGGGACGCTGCCGGACTTGCGGCCGTACGTGGTGATGGAGTTGCTCCAGGGCCAGTCGCTCGCGGACCGGCTGCGCGAGCAGGACCGGATGGACGTGGGGACCACGGCCTGGCTGTTGGATCAGGTCCTGGCCGCGCTGGGCGCCGCGCATCGGGCGGGGGTGGTGCACCGCGACCTGAAGCCGGCGAACGTGTTCCTGATGGAGCAGCCGGATGCGGCGCCGCTGATCAAGCTGGTGGATTTCGGCATCGCCAAGGTGATGCAGGAGCAAGACGCGGTGGCGGGGGCGGACGGCTCCACGCTGGGGACGCCGGACTTCATGGCCCCGGAGCAGATTCGCGGCGGCGAGGTGGGTCCGGCCGCGGACCTGTACGCGCTGGGGGTGATGGCGTTCCAGATGCTCACGGGCACCCGGCCGTTCCAGGGTGACAACGTGCAGGTGATGTTCGCGCACGTGGAACGCGTCCCGCCCCGCGTGTCGTCGCGGGTGGAGGGGATTCCGCCGGAGCTCGATGACCTGGTGTTCCAGTTGATGGACAAGGAGCCCGCGAAGAGGCCCCCGTCCGCGGCGGCCGTGCGTCGGAAGCTCCGGGGGCTGGCGAGACCGCCGGTGCCATCCGTGAGCGTGGAGGCGGGGGCGGTACCAGAGGTGCCTGGGAAGACAGGGCCCTCGGCCATCGTGGTCCCTGCGCCCGCGGTGAGCATGCCGCCGGGCCGGCGGAGCGGGGTTCCCCTCGCGGTGGCGGCGGTCGCCGGGCTGGCGCTGCTCGGAGTGGGTTATGGGTGGGGGACGCTGGCGGGGAAGGCGGAGCAGCCCCTGGCGATGGCGCCGCCACGCCCTTCCGAGCCGGTGAGGGTGGACGCGAAGCCCACGCCTCCGGTGGAGCCGCCGCCGGTCACGGCGACACAGGCCCCTGTCGAGGTGCCGCCCGAGAACATCGAAGAAGAAGCGCACGCCGGGGCGGAGACCGCGACAGAGCTCCAGGTGAAGTCCACGGGCTTGCCACCGTTGCCAACGGGGACTGCCTCAGAGCAGAAGATGGAGCAGCGGCTGGCAGGTCTGTTCAAGCAGCTGCTGGCGCGGGCGAAGGACGTGGATGAGGAAAGAGTGCTGCGCGGCAAGCTGGTCCAGCAGTACCGGGCTGCCGCGGCCGCGACGACGGATTCCGAGCGCGCGCGCATCCATGTCGCGCTGGATGACATCGAGAAAGAGTTGACCCAGCGCATCGCCCTGCACGACGCGCCTCCGGCCCCGGCTTCCGTCGTCGTCGCAGCCCCGAAGCCGCCCCCCCAGGTCCCTGCCCTCGTGATTCCCAAGCTCCCCACCCTGCCCCAGGGCAATGCCTCCGAGCAGCGGCTGGCCCAGCGCCTGGACAAATTGTTGGCGGAGCTGCGCAAGCGCACGAAAGACCAGGACGTCGCGCCGGACCTCACGAAGCAGTTGGTGGACATCTACCGGTCCGCGGCCAACGCCACGACCGCCACCGAGCGCATGGAGGTCAACCAGGCGCTGGATACGTGGCAGGAACGGCTGACGGCACGCTTCCCTCGCTGA
- a CDS encoding nitronate monooxygenase family protein, with protein MNGANDGRPGQPTASSEDEELLAAGESGAEGLTGRPKPIYVLEGNTLKTRLTRELGIHYPFVGAGMAFVSLPPLVTAVSEAGGLGVLGTAPEPPGVLETRLKAIQAGTQRPFGVDLIVDQLEPHGFTTRDHVAVCIAAKVPVVVFHWTLPPLEWIRALHAAGTRVWMQAGTVELAKQALDAGVQGLIAQGRQAGGRNLGSTPTLALVKTFRELTDAALVLAAGGIADGLSAARALHHGADGVWVGTRLVASVEAYAHPLYKERLVDGDAGDTAMTTLFGPEWPGRRMRVIRNRVVREWAGRESSAPPTTEADAIGTTRLFPGVLDVRYVMPKFSAFLPTPDTQGDLEEMSLPAGGASMARIDSVQPAGQIVVEMMERARRLLESPEGLDEADEEDRG; from the coding sequence ATGAACGGCGCGAATGACGGACGACCCGGCCAGCCCACGGCCTCCTCCGAGGACGAGGAGCTGCTGGCGGCCGGCGAGTCCGGTGCCGAGGGCCTGACTGGCCGTCCGAAGCCCATCTATGTCCTGGAGGGCAACACGCTGAAGACGCGGCTGACGCGCGAGCTGGGCATCCACTATCCCTTCGTCGGCGCGGGCATGGCGTTCGTGTCGCTGCCGCCGCTGGTGACCGCGGTGTCGGAGGCGGGCGGCCTGGGCGTGCTGGGCACGGCGCCGGAGCCGCCGGGTGTGCTGGAGACACGGCTGAAGGCCATCCAGGCGGGCACGCAGCGGCCCTTTGGGGTGGACCTCATCGTGGACCAGTTGGAGCCGCACGGCTTCACGACGCGGGACCACGTCGCCGTGTGCATCGCGGCGAAGGTGCCGGTGGTGGTGTTCCACTGGACGCTGCCGCCGCTCGAATGGATTCGTGCGCTGCATGCCGCGGGGACGCGGGTCTGGATGCAGGCGGGCACGGTGGAGCTGGCGAAGCAGGCGCTGGATGCGGGAGTGCAGGGGCTCATCGCGCAGGGCCGGCAGGCGGGCGGGCGCAACCTGGGCAGCACGCCGACGCTCGCGCTGGTGAAGACGTTCCGGGAGCTGACGGACGCGGCGCTGGTGCTGGCGGCGGGAGGCATCGCGGACGGGCTCAGCGCGGCGCGAGCGCTGCATCACGGCGCGGACGGCGTCTGGGTGGGCACGCGGCTGGTGGCGTCGGTGGAGGCCTACGCGCATCCGCTCTACAAGGAGCGGCTGGTGGACGGGGACGCGGGGGACACGGCGATGACGACGCTGTTCGGGCCGGAGTGGCCGGGCAGGCGCATGCGGGTGATCCGCAACCGCGTGGTGCGCGAATGGGCGGGGCGCGAGTCGAGCGCGCCGCCGACGACGGAGGCAGACGCCATCGGGACGACGCGGCTGTTCCCGGGCGTGCTGGACGTGCGGTACGTGATGCCGAAGTTCAGCGCCTTCCTGCCCACGCCGGACACGCAGGGCGACCTGGAGGAGATGAGCCTCCCCGCGGGAGGCGCGAGCATGGCGCGCATCGACAGCGTCCAGCCCGCCGGGCAGATCGTCGTGGAGATGATGGAGCGGGCCCGGAGGCTCCTGGAGTCGCCGGAGGGGCTGGACGAGGCCGACGAGGAGGACCGGGGGTAG